A region of Thermobifida halotolerans DNA encodes the following proteins:
- a CDS encoding HAD-IIA family hydrolase has protein sequence MDMDGVLVREEHLVPGADQLVAELRAHGTRFMVLTNNSIYTPRDLRARLLRSGLDIPEESIWTSALATARFLQEQRPGGSAYVIGESGLTTALHNAGYILTERDPDYVVLGETRTYSFEAITRAIRLVESGARFIATNPDEKGPSREGSLPATGAVAALIEKATGRAPYYVGKPNPLMMRSALRALGTHSENTVMIGDRMDTDVRSGLEAGMQTILVLTGISDSTTAELFPYRPTAVFGSVADLVGRSHDPFTAEQP, from the coding sequence ATGGACATGGACGGCGTGCTCGTGCGGGAGGAGCACCTCGTCCCCGGGGCCGACCAGCTCGTCGCGGAGCTGCGGGCTCATGGCACCCGCTTCATGGTGTTGACCAACAACTCCATCTACACCCCGAGGGACCTGAGGGCACGGCTGCTGCGCAGCGGACTGGACATCCCCGAGGAGTCCATCTGGACCTCGGCGCTGGCCACCGCCAGGTTCCTGCAGGAGCAGCGGCCCGGAGGGTCGGCCTACGTCATCGGGGAGTCGGGACTGACCACCGCGCTGCACAACGCCGGTTACATCCTGACCGAACGCGACCCCGACTACGTGGTGCTGGGAGAGACCCGCACCTACAGCTTCGAGGCGATCACCCGCGCGATCCGGCTGGTGGAGAGCGGCGCCCGGTTCATCGCCACCAACCCCGACGAGAAGGGCCCCAGCCGCGAGGGATCGCTCCCGGCCACCGGCGCGGTCGCCGCGCTCATCGAGAAGGCCACCGGACGGGCCCCCTACTACGTGGGCAAGCCGAACCCGCTGATGATGCGTTCGGCGCTGCGCGCCCTGGGCACGCACTCGGAGAACACCGTGATGATCGGCGACCGGATGGACACCGACGTGCGCTCCGGGCTGGAGGCGGGCATGCAGACCATCCTGGTCCTCACCGGGATCTCCGACTCCACCACCGCGGAACTGTTCCCCTACCGGCCCACCGCCGTCTTCGGATCAGTGGCCGACCTGGTCGGACGCAGCCACGACCCCTTCACCGCGGAGCAGCCCTGA
- a CDS encoding FxsA family protein, which produces MPLLILIALMALPFLEIWLMILVGSQIGATWTIASLCALSVVGVLVARRAGRGAYADAQQTLRTGTPLGGDLVDTLMLLAGGVLLAVPGFLTALLGALMALPFTRPALRWLVRSWARRHLDRARAQMEADLLTLRDHAPGARVPDDRPGAGRVIQGRVIHDDESEQN; this is translated from the coding sequence ATGCCGCTGTTGATCCTGATCGCGCTGATGGCGCTGCCGTTCCTGGAGATCTGGCTGATGATCCTGGTGGGCAGCCAGATCGGCGCCACCTGGACGATCGCGTCGCTGTGCGCGCTGAGCGTCGTCGGCGTGCTGGTGGCGCGCCGGGCCGGACGCGGCGCCTACGCCGACGCCCAGCAGACCCTGCGCACCGGAACGCCGCTGGGCGGCGACCTGGTCGACACGCTGATGCTGCTGGCGGGCGGTGTCCTGCTGGCCGTCCCCGGCTTCCTCACCGCGCTGCTGGGCGCGCTGATGGCGCTGCCCTTCACCCGGCCCGCCCTGCGCTGGCTGGTCAGGAGTTGGGCCAGGCGCCACCTGGACCGGGCGCGCGCCCAGATGGAGGCCGACCTGCTCACCCTGCGCGACCACGCGCCCGGCGCCCGCGTCCCCGACGACCGCCCCGGCGCGGGCCGCGTCATCCAGGGCCGCGTCATCCACGACGACGAGTCCGAGCAGAACTGA
- the lnt gene encoding apolipoprotein N-acyltransferase: MILLLRALAAALSGLAQLAALPPYGLWPLAVLGPALLLAAVHGVRARRAAWLGALSGACLMVPLIRWQEVFGVDVWLVIAAAETVYFVPMAMGIALVSRLPGWPLWTAALWVAQEFCRARFPLGGFPWGKLAFSQPDTPFSGYAALGSSALVTFAVALTGAALVAAARAVHAALRGERHRGLQLALVGGLAATVLLPLGGAAALRATELEDDHTVTVAFVQGDVPNAGETNILGERMQVLRNHVEGVHELARLVREGEAARPDLVVLPENASDIDAYADPLAAELISEAAADIGVPLLFGITRYSSDGTEREIRSVVWDPETGPGDHYTKRYLVPFGEYVPFRDVFATVVTRLQQVGSDAVPGTEPGALELNGTTVAAAICFDVAFDRPLRESVDAGGQIIVVPSNNANYNFTGQSDQQLAITQLRAVEHGRPAVVASTSGISAVVDERGRVGYRSPEAEPDVHVAEVPAKSGLTPATRLGALPEAALTLLGLGAVVAALARARGPRSGVERPKQQGTPEERDTDPVPAG, translated from the coding sequence GTGATCCTGCTCCTTCGGGCACTGGCCGCCGCGCTGTCCGGACTGGCCCAGCTCGCCGCCCTCCCCCCGTACGGACTGTGGCCTCTGGCGGTTCTGGGACCGGCGCTGCTCCTGGCCGCCGTCCACGGTGTGCGCGCCCGGCGGGCGGCCTGGCTGGGAGCCCTGTCTGGCGCCTGCCTCATGGTTCCCCTCATCAGGTGGCAGGAGGTCTTCGGTGTCGACGTGTGGCTGGTCATCGCCGCCGCGGAGACCGTCTACTTCGTGCCGATGGCCATGGGGATCGCGCTGGTGTCCCGGCTTCCGGGCTGGCCGCTGTGGACCGCGGCCCTGTGGGTGGCCCAGGAGTTCTGCCGCGCCCGCTTCCCCCTCGGCGGCTTCCCGTGGGGGAAACTGGCGTTCAGCCAGCCCGACACGCCCTTCTCCGGCTACGCCGCGCTCGGCTCCTCCGCGCTGGTCACCTTCGCGGTGGCCCTGACCGGCGCGGCACTGGTGGCCGCGGCCCGCGCGGTCCACGCCGCACTCCGCGGGGAGCGACACCGGGGCCTGCAACTCGCGCTGGTCGGCGGCCTGGCCGCGACGGTGCTCCTCCCGCTGGGCGGAGCCGCGGCCCTGCGCGCGACCGAACTGGAGGACGACCACACCGTCACCGTCGCCTTCGTCCAGGGCGACGTTCCGAACGCCGGCGAGACGAACATCCTGGGCGAACGCATGCAGGTGCTGCGCAACCACGTCGAGGGCGTGCACGAGTTGGCGCGGCTCGTCCGCGAGGGCGAGGCCGCCCGGCCCGACCTGGTGGTCCTGCCCGAGAACGCCAGCGACATCGACGCCTACGCCGACCCGCTGGCGGCCGAGCTCATCTCCGAGGCCGCCGCGGACATCGGGGTCCCGCTGCTGTTCGGCATCACCCGCTACAGCTCCGACGGGACCGAGCGCGAGATCCGCAGCGTCGTGTGGGACCCCGAGACGGGCCCGGGCGACCACTACACCAAGCGCTACCTGGTGCCCTTCGGCGAGTACGTCCCCTTCCGCGACGTGTTCGCCACCGTCGTCACCCGCCTCCAGCAGGTCGGCAGCGACGCCGTGCCCGGCACCGAGCCGGGAGCGCTGGAGCTGAACGGCACCACGGTCGCCGCAGCCATCTGCTTCGACGTCGCCTTCGACCGTCCGCTGCGCGAGTCGGTGGACGCGGGCGGGCAGATCATCGTGGTGCCCTCCAACAACGCCAACTACAACTTCACCGGCCAGTCCGACCAGCAGTTGGCCATCACCCAGTTGCGCGCCGTGGAGCACGGCAGGCCCGCCGTGGTCGCCTCCACCAGCGGAATCAGTGCCGTGGTCGACGAGCGGGGGCGGGTCGGCTACCGCTCCCCGGAGGCGGAGCCGGACGTCCACGTCGCCGAGGTCCCCGCCAAGAGCGGCCTGACCCCGGCCACCCGGCTCGGCGCGCTGCCCGAGGCCGCGCTGACCCTGCTGGGCCTGGGCGCGGTCGTCGCGGCGCTGGCGCGCGCCCGCGGCCCCCGGAGCGGGGTGGAGAGGCCGAAGCAGCAGGGCACACCGGAGGAGAGGGACACCGACCCCGTTCCGGCCGGCTGA
- a CDS encoding ABC transporter ATP-binding protein has product MAEIVLSGVDKIYSGGVKAVDNLNLEIKDGEFMVLVGPSGCGKSTALRMIAGLEEISAGTLSIGGKVVNDLPPKSRDIAMVFQNYALYPHMTVEQNLAFGLKLRKTPKAEIERRVKEAAAMLGLEPYLKRKPAALSGGQRQRVAMGRAIVREPQAFLMDEPLSNLDAKLRVQMRASLHQLHERLGVTTIYVTHDQVEAMTLGDRVAVLKDGKLQQVDTPKNLFDHPVNLFVAGFIGSPAMNFVDARIEDAGDGGALLRFADHTLNVGADSVREHPGLSDYFGSEIILGIRPSDFEDAEFAAHNGSAMNIVADVTEELGTEINVIFGVDAPPVQHEAAAALAADASDDDSDEALPLSGGGNKTFFTARVNPRSSVRPGQPVALTVDTRRLHYFDSSSGLAIGHPANTKAAV; this is encoded by the coding sequence ATGGCCGAGATCGTCCTCAGCGGCGTCGACAAGATCTACAGCGGCGGCGTCAAAGCCGTGGACAACCTCAACCTGGAGATCAAGGACGGCGAGTTCATGGTTCTCGTCGGCCCGTCCGGCTGCGGCAAGTCCACCGCGCTGCGGATGATCGCGGGTCTGGAGGAGATCAGCGCGGGCACCCTCAGCATCGGCGGCAAGGTCGTCAACGACCTGCCGCCCAAGAGCCGCGACATCGCCATGGTCTTCCAGAACTACGCCCTCTACCCGCACATGACGGTGGAGCAGAACCTGGCGTTCGGCCTGAAGCTGCGCAAGACCCCCAAGGCCGAGATCGAGCGCCGGGTCAAGGAGGCCGCGGCGATGCTCGGCCTGGAGCCCTACCTCAAGCGCAAGCCCGCCGCGCTCTCCGGTGGTCAGCGCCAGCGCGTGGCGATGGGCCGCGCGATCGTCCGCGAGCCGCAGGCCTTCCTCATGGACGAGCCGCTGTCCAACCTGGACGCCAAGCTGCGCGTGCAGATGCGCGCCTCCCTGCACCAGCTGCACGAGCGGCTGGGCGTGACCACCATCTACGTCACCCACGACCAGGTCGAGGCGATGACCCTGGGCGACCGCGTCGCGGTCCTCAAGGACGGCAAGCTGCAGCAGGTCGACACCCCCAAGAACCTCTTCGACCACCCGGTCAACCTGTTCGTCGCCGGCTTCATCGGCTCGCCCGCCATGAACTTCGTGGACGCCCGCATCGAGGACGCCGGGGACGGCGGCGCCCTCCTGCGCTTCGCCGACCACACCCTGAACGTGGGCGCCGACAGCGTGCGCGAGCACCCCGGCCTGTCCGACTACTTCGGCTCCGAGATCATCCTGGGCATCCGTCCCTCCGACTTCGAGGACGCCGAGTTCGCCGCGCACAACGGCAGCGCGATGAACATCGTCGCCGACGTCACCGAGGAACTGGGCACCGAGATCAACGTGATCTTCGGCGTGGACGCCCCGCCGGTGCAGCACGAGGCCGCCGCGGCCCTGGCCGCCGACGCCTCCGACGACGACAGCGACGAGGCCCTGCCGCTGTCGGGCGGCGGCAACAAGACGTTCTTCACCGCCCGGGTGAACCCGCGCAGCTCGGTGCGTCCCGGCCAGCCGGTCGCGCTGACCGTCGACACCCGCCGCCTGCACTACTTCGACTCCTCCAGCGGCCTGGCCATCGGCCACCCCGCCAACACCAAAGCCGCCGTGTAG
- a CDS encoding glycosyltransferase family 4 protein has product MPGRTLLVTNDFPPRRGGIETFCYELAVRMARRDGVVVYTSTSPGDRDFDAGLDFPVVREATATLLPTRRVADRAAALLREHACDRVLFGAAAPLGLAARRLRAAGARRIVAITHGHEVWWARLPGSRALLRRIGREVDVLTCLGDFTRAELERALAPADRAKLVRLTPGVDPDLFHPGVDGSGVRARYGLGEAPVVLCAARLVPRKGVDALIRAMTWVRGRLPGARLLVVGEGPDERRLRDLAAWAGVEEEVVFAGGHPHAELPAFFAAADVFAMPSRTRRLGLEAEGLGIVYLEAAASGLPVLVGDSGGAPDAVRHGRTGFVVDGRDPRAVAGHLVALLADPAAAGAMGERGRAWVLAEWTWKASAERLFALLD; this is encoded by the coding sequence ATGCCGGGTCGGACACTGCTGGTGACCAACGACTTCCCGCCGCGCCGGGGCGGGATCGAGACGTTCTGCTATGAGTTGGCCGTCCGCATGGCCCGCCGCGACGGTGTTGTCGTCTACACCTCCACCTCCCCCGGGGACCGGGACTTCGACGCGGGCCTGGACTTTCCGGTGGTGCGCGAGGCGACCGCCACCCTGCTGCCCACCCGGCGGGTGGCCGACCGGGCCGCCGCGCTGCTGCGCGAGCACGCCTGCGACCGGGTGCTGTTCGGCGCCGCCGCGCCGCTGGGGCTGGCGGCGCGGCGGCTGCGCGCGGCGGGCGCGCGCCGGATCGTGGCCATCACGCACGGGCACGAGGTGTGGTGGGCGCGGCTGCCCGGCTCCCGCGCGCTGCTGCGCCGGATCGGCCGTGAGGTCGACGTGCTCACCTGTCTGGGCGACTTCACCCGCGCGGAGCTGGAGCGCGCCCTGGCCCCCGCCGACCGCGCCAAGCTGGTCCGCCTCACCCCCGGGGTGGACCCCGACCTGTTCCATCCGGGCGTGGACGGCTCGGGGGTGCGCGCGCGCTACGGGTTGGGGGAGGCGCCGGTGGTGCTGTGCGCGGCGCGTCTGGTGCCGCGCAAGGGGGTGGACGCCCTGATCCGGGCCATGACCTGGGTCCGGGGGCGTCTTCCGGGGGCGCGGCTGCTGGTGGTGGGGGAGGGGCCCGACGAGCGGCGGCTGCGCGACCTGGCGGCGTGGGCGGGGGTGGAGGAGGAGGTCGTGTTCGCGGGCGGGCATCCGCACGCCGAGCTGCCCGCCTTCTTCGCCGCCGCCGACGTGTTCGCGATGCCCTCGCGGACCCGCCGCCTCGGTCTGGAGGCCGAGGGGCTGGGCATCGTCTACCTGGAGGCGGCCGCCAGTGGGCTTCCGGTGCTCGTCGGGGACTCCGGGGGAGCGCCTGACGCGGTGCGGCACGGCCGCACCGGGTTCGTCGTGGACGGCCGCGACCCCAGGGCGGTGGCCGGGCACCTGGTGGCCCTGCTCGCCGACCCCGCGGCGGCGGGGGCGATGGGGGAGCGGGGGCGCGCCTGGGTGCTGGCCGAGTGGACGTGGAAGGCGTCGGCGGAGCGGCTGTTCGCGCTGCTGGACTGA